One Amycolatopsis thermophila DNA segment encodes these proteins:
- a CDS encoding SRPBCC family protein, which produces MAEQSTQSIEVDAPPEKVMAVIADFASYPEWAKQVRETEVLATDDDGRPKQVKLTLDAGPIKDVYTLEYDWAADGRSVSWHLVRGQMQKAQDGRYELETVGEGRTRVTYTLSVELVLPMIGLLRRKAEKMVMDTALKELKRRVEDLA; this is translated from the coding sequence ATGGCCGAGCAGTCCACGCAGTCCATCGAGGTCGACGCGCCGCCCGAGAAGGTCATGGCGGTGATCGCGGACTTCGCGTCGTACCCGGAATGGGCCAAGCAGGTCCGGGAGACCGAGGTGCTCGCCACCGACGACGACGGCCGCCCCAAGCAGGTCAAGCTGACGCTGGACGCCGGGCCGATCAAGGACGTCTACACGCTGGAGTACGACTGGGCCGCCGACGGCCGCTCGGTCAGCTGGCACCTGGTGCGCGGCCAGATGCAGAAGGCGCAGGACGGCCGCTACGAGCTGGAGACCGTCGGGGAGGGCCGCACCCGCGTCACCTACACCCTGTCGGTCGAGCTGGTGCTGCCGATGATCGGGCTGCTGCGCCGCAAGGCCGAGAAGATGGTGATGGACACCGCGCTGAAGGAGCTCAAGCGCCGCGTGGAGGACCTCGCCTGA
- a CDS encoding ArsA family ATPase, which produces MTRLLLFTGKGGVGKTTLAAATAAGLAARGYKTLVVSTDPAHSLADAFGRRLGREPSDVDTRLHGAQVDSRGLVDDIWQDLRGRLKTALAGAGVDALDAEELSVLPGVDELLALTEVQRLAEAGRWDVVVVDCGPTAETLRLLALPEAVSGYLDKVFGWQLTLTGSRAVVRSVRELAAHVRSLRDLLTDPAITTVRLVLTPERVVVAEARRTLSSLALRGIRVDGLIANRLMPAPGVWRGPAASWMRTRRRAQDRVLGELTWQLSRVEFRAEEPVGLPALRDIATELYGESDPLSGDGSAAAPLLTVTEVDGGYRLRLALPLDRDADLDLARVDDDLSVTVDGFRRLVALPEPLRPCRITGAESDADGLVVSLTKPGEDA; this is translated from the coding sequence ATGACCCGGCTGCTGCTGTTCACGGGCAAGGGAGGCGTCGGCAAGACGACCCTCGCGGCGGCGACGGCCGCCGGGCTGGCGGCGCGCGGCTACAAGACCCTCGTGGTGTCCACGGATCCCGCGCACTCGCTCGCTGACGCGTTCGGTAGGCGCCTGGGCCGCGAGCCGTCCGATGTGGATACGCGGCTGCACGGCGCGCAGGTGGATTCGCGCGGCCTGGTCGACGACATCTGGCAGGACCTGCGGGGCCGCCTCAAGACCGCGCTCGCGGGCGCCGGGGTGGACGCGCTGGACGCCGAGGAGCTGAGCGTCCTGCCCGGCGTGGACGAGCTGCTCGCCCTGACCGAGGTGCAGCGCCTGGCCGAGGCGGGCCGCTGGGACGTCGTGGTCGTGGACTGCGGGCCGACCGCGGAGACACTGCGGCTGCTGGCGCTTCCCGAGGCCGTCTCCGGGTACCTGGACAAGGTGTTCGGCTGGCAGCTCACGCTCACCGGGTCCCGCGCCGTGGTCCGGTCCGTGCGCGAGCTCGCGGCGCACGTGCGGTCCCTGCGCGACCTGCTGACCGACCCGGCGATCACCACGGTGCGGCTCGTGCTGACGCCCGAGCGGGTCGTGGTCGCCGAGGCGCGGCGCACGCTCAGCTCGCTCGCGCTGCGCGGGATCCGGGTCGACGGCCTGATCGCGAACCGGCTCATGCCGGCGCCCGGGGTGTGGCGCGGGCCGGCGGCGTCCTGGATGCGCACCCGCCGCCGCGCGCAGGATCGCGTGCTGGGCGAGCTGACGTGGCAGCTGTCCCGGGTGGAGTTCCGCGCCGAGGAACCGGTCGGCTTGCCCGCGCTGCGCGACATCGCGACCGAGTTGTACGGCGAGTCCGATCCGCTGAGCGGGGACGGTTCCGCGGCCGCGCCGCTGCTCACGGTGACCGAAGTGGACGGTGGTTACCGCCTGCGCCTGGCCCTGCCGCTGGACCGCGACGCCGACCTCGACCTCGCTCGCGTCGACGACGACCTGTCCGTCACCGTCGACGGGTTCCGCCGCCTGGTGGCACTGCCGGAGCCGTTGCGCCCCTGCCGGATCACCGGTGCCGAGTCCGATGCGGACGGTCTCGTCGTCTCGCTGACCAAACCCGGGGAGGACGCATGA